In one window of Pseudomonas sp. IAC-BECa141 DNA:
- a CDS encoding M48 family metalloprotease encodes MTFLRPTLLTLACLLASPGFADDLPSLGDASSAIVSPQQEYQLGRAWLALLRSQVSQLNDPQLKDYVESSVYKLVETSQVNDRRLEFILINSPQLNAFAAPGGIVGVNGGLFLNAQTEGEYASVLAHELAHLSQRHFARGVEASQRMQVPMMAALLAGIVIAAAGAGDAGIATIAGTQAAAIQEQRRFSRQNEQEADRIGILNLEKAGYDPRSMPTMFERLMRQYRFDAKPPEFLLTHPVTESRIADTRNRAEQAKPGGIEDSMRYQLIRARVQLTYEETPGLGAKRFRAQLDENPKNDVARYGLAIAQIKGGQLNEARANLTQLLAKSPNEIIYNLAQIDLDITNNKLADAQTRVDRMLSQYPGNYPLNQVRVDLLLKQNRTADAEKALEGLLKSRPDDPDVWYQVAETRGLSGNIIGLHQARAEYFALVGDYRQAIQQLDFAKRKAGSNFPLSSRIDARQRELMEQERMVKDMMG; translated from the coding sequence ATGACTTTTTTGCGCCCTACCCTGCTGACGCTCGCTTGCCTGCTCGCCTCACCGGGCTTCGCCGACGACCTGCCGTCACTCGGTGACGCCAGCTCTGCCATCGTCTCGCCACAACAGGAATATCAATTGGGTCGCGCCTGGCTGGCATTACTGCGCAGCCAGGTTTCGCAGCTCAACGATCCACAACTCAAGGATTACGTCGAGTCCAGCGTTTATAAACTGGTGGAAACCAGCCAGGTCAATGACCGACGCCTGGAATTCATCCTGATCAACAGCCCGCAGCTCAACGCTTTCGCGGCGCCGGGCGGAATTGTCGGGGTCAACGGCGGCCTGTTCCTCAATGCCCAGACCGAAGGCGAATATGCCTCGGTACTGGCTCACGAACTGGCGCACTTGTCCCAGCGTCACTTCGCACGCGGCGTCGAAGCCTCGCAGCGGATGCAGGTGCCGATGATGGCGGCGCTGCTGGCCGGTATCGTGATCGCCGCGGCCGGCGCCGGTGATGCTGGCATCGCGACGATTGCCGGCACCCAGGCGGCGGCAATCCAGGAACAACGGCGCTTCTCGCGTCAGAACGAGCAGGAAGCCGACCGCATCGGCATCCTTAATCTGGAAAAGGCCGGATACGATCCGCGCTCGATGCCGACCATGTTCGAGCGTTTGATGCGCCAGTATCGTTTCGACGCCAAGCCACCGGAATTCCTGCTGACTCACCCAGTCACCGAGTCGCGGATCGCCGACACCCGCAACCGTGCCGAACAGGCTAAACCCGGGGGCATCGAAGACAGCATGCGCTATCAACTGATCCGTGCGCGGGTGCAGTTGACCTACGAAGAAACGCCGGGCCTTGGTGCCAAGCGCTTCCGCGCCCAACTCGATGAGAACCCGAAAAACGACGTGGCTCGCTACGGCTTGGCGATCGCCCAGATCAAGGGCGGCCAGTTGAACGAAGCACGGGCGAATCTCACGCAACTGCTGGCCAAATCACCGAACGAGATCATCTACAACCTGGCGCAGATCGATCTGGACATCACCAACAACAAACTGGCCGATGCACAGACTCGGGTTGACCGGATGCTCAGTCAGTATCCTGGCAATTACCCGCTGAATCAGGTTCGCGTCGATCTGCTGCTGAAACAGAACCGCACCGCCGATGCGGAGAAGGCGCTGGAAGGTTTGTTGAAATCACGTCCGGACGATCCGGACGTCTGGTATCAAGTTGCAGAAACTCGCGGGCTGTCCGGCAACATCATCGGCCTGCATCAGGCGCGTGCAGAGTACTTCGCGCTGGTCGGCGATTATCGCCAGGCGATTCAGCAACTGGACTTCGCCAAACGCAAGGCCGGCAGCAACTTCCCGCTGTCCTCACGTATTGATGCACGCCAGCGCGAGCTGATGGAGCAGGAGCGCATGGTCAAGGACATGATGGGTTAA